In Oreochromis aureus strain Israel breed Guangdong linkage group 20, ZZ_aureus, whole genome shotgun sequence, the following are encoded in one genomic region:
- the rhoab gene encoding rho-related GTP-binding protein RhoA-B — protein sequence MAAIRKKLVIVGDGACGKTCLLIVFSKDQFPEVYVPTVFENYVADIEVDSKQVELALWDTAGQEDYDRLRPLSYPDTDVILMCFSIDSPDSLENIPEKWTPEVKHFCPNVPIILVGNKKDLRNDEHTRRELAKMKQEPVKSEEGRDMAGRIAAFGYMECSAKTKDGVREVFEMATRAALQARRGKKSNKCVLL from the exons ATGGCAGCCATCCGTAAGAAGCTGGTAATAGTGGGGGATGGAGCATGCGGGAAGACTTGCCTTCTAATTGTCTTCAGCAAAGATCAGTTCCCTGAAGTCTATGTCCCCACTGTGTTCGAGAACTATGTTGCTGACATAGAGGTGGACAGCAAACAG GTGGAGTTGGCTCTTTGGGACACAGCAGGTCAGGAGGACTATGACAGACTGAGACCTCTCTCCTATCCAGACACTGACGTCATCCTCATGTGTTTCTCCATAGACAGCCCTGACAGCTTGG AAAACATTCCAGAGAAGTGGACCCCGGAGGTCAAACACTTCTGTCCAAACGttcccatcattctggtagGAAACAAGAAAGATCTGCGTAATGACGAGCACACACGCAGAGAGCTGGCCAAGATGAAACAG GAGCCAGTGAAGTCAGAAGAGGGCCGAGACATGGCCGGGCGGATTGCAGCATTTGGCTACATGGAGTGCTCTGCTAAGACCAAGGATGGCGTGCGGGAGGTGTTTGAGATGGCCACCAGGGCAGCACTGCAGGCCCGTCGTGGAAAGAAGAGCAATAAATGTGTGCTACTGTAA